One window of the Carcharodon carcharias isolate sCarCar2 chromosome 26, sCarCar2.pri, whole genome shotgun sequence genome contains the following:
- the strc1 gene encoding stereocilin, with translation MRPRLLFDLPLLKIRRFSINMTQKLLQILVENPIPFLKIPSSKQSLIADWIVQVLDLYNRRFSKTEFDLLGPALAFVSDEIFMAISRAAMKTNLLKIKDYCFDSQKKFLLGNMLTKDTMFGVTTNWTSLILDKIDRLVFFLSVDDIQKLPKIYRPVSAMPPKVIEQLGRIATQFTEKDLTRLDLSDLGTVAALGKIAEWNSRKLTVLFTSFLRVNRWRIDELDSVSLLALGHLICGIKQADMSAIDQMQFSMAVLWIGRLTLSCEEQQLAALAKLVTHSQTFGEVSQWRSEEFTEIGCIAAGLPDMVLSALVKEQIEGLTTVAVATIPPKKFSVVFSPTQIGMFNYQQAVAVTPAQLKELGDIQKKALDMVLTSWHKTAIDIRGRSSGGVISGSFIGVLLCAVCDLLHSRACL, from the exons ATGCGACCTCGACTGCTCTTCGACCTTCC GCTATTGAAAATTAGAAGATTTTCCATCAACATGACACAGAAATTGCTACAAATCCTGGTAGAAAATCCAATTCCTTTCTTAAAGATCCCAAGTTCGAAGCAGAGCCTGATAGCGGACTGGATTGTGCAAGTACTG GATTTATACAACAGACGGTTTTCCAAAACGGAGTTTGATTTATTGGGACCTGCACTAGCTTTTGTTTCTGATGAAATATTCATGGCGATTTCCCGAGCAGCGATGAAGACAAATCTGTTGAAGATTAAAGATTACTGCTTTGACAGTCAAAAGAAATTTCTGCTGGGGAACATGTTAACTAAAGACACCATGTTTGG tGTTACCACAAATTGGACCTCACTGATCTTGGACAAGATAGACCGCCTGGTTTTCTTTCTTTCAGTTGATGATATACAGAAGCTTCCTAAG ATTTATAGACCCGTGTCGGCGATGCCACCCAAAGTGATTGAGCAGCTTGGACGAATAGCGACCCAGTTCACAGAAAAGGATTTGACGAGGCTGGATCTGTCAGACCTGGGAACAGTGGCAGCTCTGGGTAAAATTGCAGAGTGGAACAGTAGAAAG CTCACTGTactgtttacatccttcctacgGGTGAACAGGTGGAGGATAGATGAGCTGGATTCTGTCAGCCTGCTGGCTCTGGGGCATCTCATCTGTGGTATCAAACAAGCAGACATGTCTGCGATAGACCAAATGCAATTCAG TATGGCAGTTCTGTGGATCGGAAGACTGACCCTATCCTGTGAGGAGCAGCAGCTAGCAGCCTTGGCCAAACttgtcactcactcacagacatttGGAGAGGTCAGCCAGTGGAGATCTGAAGAATTCACTGAAATTGGTTGTATTGCAG CTGGACTGCCAGATATGGTACTATCAGCTCTGGTTAAAGAACAGATTGAAGGACTCACcactgttgctgttgctactATCCCACCAAAGAAATTTTCA GTTGTGTTCAGTCCCACCCAGATTGGCATGTTTAATTATCAGCAGGCGGTGGCTGTGACTCCTGCTCAACTGAAAGAACTTGGTGACATTCAGAAGAAAGCTCTGGATATGGTCCTCACATCTTGGCATAAAACAGCAATTGACATAAGAG GAAGATCATCTGGAGGAGTTATTTCTGGGAGCTTTATTGGAGTATTGCTGTGTGCTGTTTGTGATCTTTTGCATTCAAGAGCTTGTCTGTAA